One window from the genome of Apus apus isolate bApuApu2 chromosome 12, bApuApu2.pri.cur, whole genome shotgun sequence encodes:
- the LOC127389492 gene encoding LOW QUALITY PROTEIN: gap junction alpha-3 protein-like (The sequence of the model RefSeq protein was modified relative to this genomic sequence to represent the inferred CDS: inserted 2 bases in 1 codon), which produces MGFGGLWGGCVWRAAVLQGTAACTMGDWSLLGWLLEXAQERSTVVGKVWLTILIFHILVLGAAAERVWGDQLSRFSCDTQQPACQNACYASTFPISHLHFWVLQIIFISTPSLVYLGHIPHLLHLEEKAQQQAAVQAGSWARRQCPRQPQLPVGDAQGQVCMQGAILRTYVCNVIFKALLEVSFIVGQYALYGFQLKPLYTCSCWPCPNTVNCYTSRPTEKTIFILFMLGVACVSLLLNLVEIYHPGLTKCWQGPGSKSCILPRAGSSAGPPSTHLTRPSGSSPMAAGRPPQGLAPLGRAGAWLGVTSGSHRKARAADLAV; this is translated from the exons ATGGGGTTTGGTGGGTTGTGGGGTGGCTGTGTCTGGAGGGCTGCTGTCttgcagggcacagcagcatGTACCATGGGGGACTGGAGcctgctggggtggctgctgga TGCCCAGGAGCGCTCCACAGTGGTGGGGAAGGTCTGGCTCACCATCCTCATCTTCCACATCCTGGTGCTGGGTGCAGCTGCCGAGCGGGTCTGGGGCGATCAGCTGTCTCGTTTCTCCTGTGACACGCAGCAGCCTGCCTGCCAGAATGCCTGCTACGCCAGCACCTTCCCCATCTCCCACCTCCATTTCTGGGTCCTGCAGATTATCTTCATCTCTACCCCCAGCCTCGTGTACCTTGGCCACATCCCGCACCTGTTGCATCTGGAGGAGAAGGCGCAGCAGCAAGCGGCGGTacaggctggcagctgggcCAGGCGGCAGTGCCCCAGGCAGCCTCAGCTCCCTGTGGGGGATGCACAGGGACAGGTCTGCATGCAGGGAGCTATCTTGAGGACATATGTCTGCAATGTCATCTTCAAGGCTCTCTTGGAAGTGAGCTTCATTGTGGGCCAGTATGCCTTGTATGGGTTCCAGCTGAAGCCTCTCTatacctgcagctgctggccctgTCCTAACACCGTCAACTGCTACACCTCCCGGCCCACCGAGAAGACCATCTTCATCCTCTTCATGCTGGGAGTAGCCTGCGTGTCCCTGCTGCTCAACCTGGTGGAGATCTACCACCCGGGTCTCACCAAATGCTGGCAGGGGCCAGGGTCCAAGTCTTGCATcctgcccagagctggcagctctgcggggccccccagcacccaccttaCCCGGCCCAGCGGtagcagccccatggctgctggaAGACCCCCCCAAGGCCTGGCACCCCTGGGAAGGGCAGGTGCATGGCTGGGGGTAACCAGTGGGTCCCACAGGAAGGCACGAGCAGCAGACCTGGCAGTGTGA